A single region of the Kineosporiaceae bacterium SCSIO 59966 genome encodes:
- a CDS encoding DUF2283 domain-containing protein, with protein MLVQYDPDVGATYVVLSETPCARTVEVGDLVAVDVDEHGDPVGVDFAVAVHQITESMIAEVVSVFPELKPVIGDSREWMPQLSY; from the coding sequence GTGCTCGTGCAGTACGACCCGGACGTGGGCGCCACTTACGTGGTGCTCTCGGAGACCCCGTGCGCCCGGACGGTTGAGGTGGGCGACCTCGTCGCAGTGGACGTCGACGAGCACGGCGATCCCGTCGGAGTCGACTTCGCCGTTGCTGTGCACCAGATCACGGAGTCGATGATCGCCGAGGTCGTCTCTGTGTTCCCTGAGCTCAAGCCCGTGATCGGCGACTCTCGCGAGTGGATGCCCCAGCTGTCCTACTGA
- a CDS encoding threonine aldolase family protein, which produces MRAAMADAEVGDDVYGEDPTVTALEERVAALLGHEAGLFTPTGSLANMLGVRLLVPAGRELLCDSLAHVVRAELGGHAVLGGVTTRTWAAPHGLLDPAAPLGMMLPDAGPYQVSTAAVAVENTHNFGGGTVQPLDALRELRAGTAAAGVAVHVDGARLWNASVATGVPLHEYGALADTVSVCLSKGLGAPVGSVLVSSAERIAEARVWRKRYGAGMRQAGVLAAAGLHALDHHVERLAEDHARARRLAEACAQARPGSVDPDAVQTNIVVLDVDAAPFAQAALAQGVAVSVLGRRTVRLVTHLDVDDEAVGYAATVLAGLLRGDDRG; this is translated from the coding sequence ATGCGGGCGGCGATGGCCGACGCCGAGGTCGGCGACGACGTCTACGGCGAGGACCCGACGGTCACCGCCCTGGAGGAGCGGGTGGCGGCGCTGCTCGGGCACGAGGCCGGCCTGTTCACCCCGACCGGGTCGCTGGCGAACATGCTCGGCGTCCGCCTGCTCGTGCCGGCGGGCCGGGAGCTGCTGTGCGACTCCCTCGCCCACGTCGTCCGGGCCGAGCTCGGCGGCCACGCCGTGCTCGGCGGGGTGACGACCCGAACCTGGGCGGCACCGCACGGGCTGCTCGACCCCGCGGCGCCGCTGGGGATGATGCTGCCGGACGCCGGGCCGTACCAGGTGTCGACCGCCGCGGTCGCGGTGGAGAACACCCACAACTTCGGCGGAGGCACGGTCCAGCCGCTGGACGCCCTGCGGGAGCTGCGCGCGGGCACGGCCGCGGCCGGTGTCGCCGTCCACGTCGACGGGGCCCGGCTGTGGAACGCCTCGGTGGCCACCGGTGTCCCCCTGCACGAGTACGGGGCGCTCGCCGACACCGTCTCGGTGTGCCTGTCCAAGGGGCTCGGCGCCCCGGTCGGCTCGGTGCTCGTGTCGTCGGCGGAGCGGATCGCCGAGGCGCGGGTGTGGCGCAAGCGCTACGGGGCGGGGATGCGTCAGGCAGGGGTGCTCGCCGCGGCCGGGCTCCACGCCCTCGACCACCACGTCGAGCGCCTCGCCGAGGACCACGCCCGCGCCCGCCGGCTCGCCGAGGCCTGCGCGCAGGCCCGGCCCGGCAGCGTCGACCCGGACGCCGTGCAGACCAACATCGTCGTCCTCGACGTCGACGCCGCCCCGTTCGCGCAGGCGGCGCTCGCCCAGGGCGTCGCGGTGTCGGTCCTGGGCCGCCGGACCGTTCGGCTGGTGACCCACCTGGACGTCGACGACGAGGCCGTCGGGTACGCCGCCACCGTGCTGGCCGGGCTGCTGCGCGGCGACGACCGGGGATGA
- a CDS encoding molybdopterin-dependent oxidoreductase, which yields MSGPPAGGPEPDAAPRVLPPGQRRASRLKVLHYGPVPRLRADRWRLVVSGATADGRQHELDLDGLRALPRIRVRADLHCVARWTVPDLEWEGPATRTLLEAFPPADDATHVLAWAEFGYSATLRVDDLASPRALLATHLDGAELTPEHGHPVRLVVPHLYAWKGPKWLRGIEYLTRPVRGFWEERGYHAVGDPWREERYSYQE from the coding sequence ATGAGTGGCCCGCCGGCCGGCGGGCCGGAGCCGGACGCCGCCCCCCGGGTGCTGCCACCCGGTCAGCGGCGGGCCAGCCGGCTCAAGGTCCTGCACTACGGACCGGTGCCCCGCCTGCGGGCGGACCGCTGGCGCCTGGTCGTCAGCGGGGCCACCGCCGACGGCCGGCAGCACGAGCTGGACCTCGACGGGCTGCGCGCGCTGCCGCGGATCCGGGTCCGGGCCGACCTGCACTGCGTCGCCCGGTGGACGGTGCCCGACCTGGAGTGGGAGGGCCCGGCCACCCGGACCCTGCTGGAGGCCTTCCCGCCCGCGGACGACGCCACCCACGTGCTGGCCTGGGCCGAGTTCGGCTACTCGGCGACCCTGCGCGTCGACGATCTCGCCAGCCCCCGAGCCCTGCTCGCCACCCACCTCGACGGCGCCGAGCTCACCCCCGAGCACGGGCACCCCGTCCGGCTCGTCGTCCCGCACCTGTACGCGTGGAAGGGACCCAAGTGGCTGCGGGGCATCGAGTACCTGACCCGACCGGTGCGCGGGTTCTGGGAGGAGCGCGGCTACCACGCGGTGGGCGACCCGTGGCGCGAGGAGCGCTACTCCTACCAGGAGTGA
- a CDS encoding pyrophosphate--fructose-6-phosphate 1-phosphotransferase, with protein MSTRRVALLTAGGFAPCLSSAVGGLVSRYTEIAPDVEILAYRHGYHGLLTGNSFLVDDDARAHADVLHAFGGSPIGNSRVKLTNNADLVRRGLIAEGQDALQVAAERLQADGVDVLHTIGGDDTSTTAADLAAYLDQHGYGLTVVGLPKTIDNDVVPVQQSLGAWTAAEQASLFARNVLAEHGSNPRMLIVHEVMGRNCGWLTAAAARDYMDWHSRQTWVPSIGLSPERWAVHAVYVPEQRIDLDAEAARLRKVMDTVGCVNIFLSEGAGVADIVAELEAAGEEVQRDPFGHVKLDTINPGRWFGEQFAERLAAEKVMVQKSGYFSRSAPANAKDLRLIQSMVDLAVECALRGESGVVGHDEDHGGRLRAIEFDRIAGGKQFDTSAPWFTDLLEGIGQAAG; from the coding sequence ATGAGCACCCGACGCGTCGCACTGCTCACCGCCGGGGGCTTCGCCCCCTGCCTGTCCTCCGCGGTAGGAGGGCTGGTCTCCCGGTACACCGAGATCGCCCCGGACGTCGAGATCCTCGCCTACCGGCACGGGTACCACGGTCTGCTCACCGGTAACTCGTTCCTCGTCGACGACGACGCCCGGGCGCACGCCGACGTGCTGCACGCCTTCGGCGGCAGCCCGATCGGCAACAGCCGGGTGAAGCTGACGAACAACGCCGACCTCGTCCGGCGGGGGCTGATCGCCGAGGGGCAGGACGCCCTCCAGGTCGCGGCCGAGCGGCTGCAGGCCGACGGCGTCGACGTCCTGCACACCATCGGCGGGGACGACACGAGCACCACCGCCGCGGACCTCGCCGCCTACCTCGACCAGCACGGCTACGGGCTCACCGTGGTCGGGCTGCCCAAGACGATCGACAACGACGTCGTCCCGGTCCAGCAGAGCCTCGGCGCGTGGACCGCGGCCGAGCAGGCCTCCCTGTTCGCCCGCAACGTGCTCGCCGAGCACGGCTCGAACCCACGGATGCTCATCGTGCACGAGGTGATGGGCCGCAACTGCGGCTGGCTGACCGCGGCCGCGGCACGGGACTACATGGACTGGCACTCCCGGCAGACCTGGGTGCCGAGCATCGGGCTGTCCCCCGAGCGCTGGGCGGTGCACGCCGTCTACGTGCCCGAGCAGCGCATCGACCTGGACGCCGAGGCGGCCCGCCTGCGAAAGGTGATGGACACCGTCGGCTGCGTCAACATCTTCCTGTCCGAGGGGGCCGGTGTCGCCGACATCGTCGCCGAGCTCGAGGCCGCCGGCGAGGAGGTGCAGCGCGACCCGTTCGGCCACGTCAAGCTCGACACCATCAACCCGGGCCGCTGGTTCGGCGAGCAGTTCGCCGAGCGCCTGGCGGCCGAGAAGGTCATGGTCCAGAAGTCGGGGTACTTCTCCCGCTCGGCGCCGGCCAACGCCAAGGACCTCCGGCTCATCCAGTCGATGGTCGACCTGGCCGTGGAGTGCGCACTGCGCGGGGAGTCCGGCGTCGTCGGGCACGACGAGGACCACGGCGGGCGCCTGCGGGCCATCGAGTTCGACCGGATCGCCGGCGGAAAGCAGTTCGACACCTCGGCGCCCTGGTTCACGGACCTGCTCGAGGGCATCGGCCAGGCGGCCGGCTGA
- a CDS encoding DUF4258 domain-containing protein: protein MPLRPSAHARQRMRQRGIALSEIEEVLLSPRTSYASREYPGERTVVLGETSGGRRLKVVIVTHDPDVVVTVADRSGEE, encoded by the coding sequence GTGCCGCTTCGACCATCCGCCCACGCCAGGCAACGGATGAGGCAGCGAGGGATCGCCCTCTCGGAGATCGAGGAGGTTCTGCTCAGCCCGCGAACCTCCTACGCCTCGCGCGAGTATCCGGGGGAACGGACGGTCGTTCTCGGGGAGACATCCGGGGGTCGGAGGCTGAAGGTGGTGATCGTGACGCACGATCCTGATGTGGTGGTCACCGTCGCCGATCGCAGCGGAGAGGAGTAG
- a CDS encoding glycerol kinase: protein MTRRAVLAVDEGTTGVTALVIAEDATVLGRGYAEFAQHFPRPGWVEHEPEEIWQATLTACRDALRAAGARHGGRGGDTEIHAVGITDQRETAVLWDRRTLAAPRRAVVWQDRRSAALCERLREEGHEPRVAELTGLRLDPYFTATKLAWLRDHDPDTWAGVQGGSVAVGTVDSYLVARMSGGTRHVTDASNASRTLLLDLRSGTWSPEMCELFGVPAEALPEVVPSWGEVARTDPGSFLGLDVPVAGIAGDQQAALFGQTCFEVGDTKCTYGTGSFVLVNTGATAAAGTVDGELGGLLSTVAWMAPDGTLTYAQEGSIFVTGAAVQWLRDGLQVIGSAAETEALARTVPDTGGVVFVPALTGLGAPEWDPDARGTILGITRGTTRAHLVRATLEAIAFQVRDVVATMETTVPVLRADGGASANNLLMQLQADQLGVPVERPAMPETTGLGAAFLAGLGTGVWSSLEELRDTWRLDRRFEPGERDEAGYRRWRAGVARSHGWAPLTD, encoded by the coding sequence GTGACCCGCCGCGCCGTACTCGCCGTCGACGAGGGGACGACGGGCGTCACCGCGCTCGTCATCGCCGAGGACGCCACCGTCCTGGGCCGCGGCTACGCCGAGTTCGCCCAGCACTTCCCCCGGCCCGGCTGGGTCGAGCACGAGCCCGAGGAGATCTGGCAGGCCACGCTCACCGCCTGCCGCGACGCGCTGCGGGCCGCGGGGGCCCGCCACGGCGGCCGCGGCGGTGACACCGAGATCCACGCGGTGGGGATCACCGACCAGCGCGAGACCGCGGTGCTGTGGGACCGCCGCACCCTGGCCGCCCCCCGCCGCGCCGTCGTCTGGCAGGACCGGCGCAGCGCCGCCCTGTGCGAGCGGCTGCGCGAGGAGGGCCACGAGCCGCGGGTCGCCGAGCTCACCGGACTTCGGCTCGACCCGTACTTCACCGCGACGAAGCTGGCGTGGCTGCGCGACCACGACCCGGACACGTGGGCCGGGGTCCAGGGCGGCTCCGTCGCCGTCGGCACCGTCGACTCCTACCTCGTCGCCCGGATGTCCGGTGGCACCCGGCACGTCACCGACGCCTCGAACGCGTCGAGGACCCTGCTGCTCGACCTGCGCAGCGGCACCTGGTCCCCGGAGATGTGCGAGCTGTTCGGCGTCCCGGCGGAGGCGCTGCCCGAGGTGGTGCCGAGCTGGGGCGAGGTGGCCCGGACCGATCCCGGCTCGTTCCTGGGCCTCGACGTCCCGGTCGCCGGTATCGCCGGCGACCAGCAGGCGGCCCTGTTCGGGCAGACGTGCTTCGAGGTCGGGGACACCAAGTGCACGTACGGCACCGGGTCCTTCGTACTCGTGAACACCGGCGCGACCGCGGCGGCGGGGACCGTCGACGGCGAGCTCGGTGGGCTGCTGTCGACGGTCGCGTGGATGGCCCCCGACGGCACCCTCACCTACGCCCAGGAGGGCTCCATCTTCGTCACCGGGGCCGCCGTCCAGTGGCTGCGGGACGGGCTGCAGGTGATCGGCTCGGCGGCGGAGACCGAGGCCCTGGCCCGGACCGTGCCGGACACCGGCGGGGTGGTGTTCGTCCCGGCGCTGACCGGCCTCGGCGCCCCGGAGTGGGACCCCGACGCCCGCGGCACCATCCTCGGGATCACCCGGGGCACCACCCGCGCCCACCTCGTCCGCGCGACGCTGGAGGCGATCGCCTTCCAGGTCCGCGACGTCGTCGCGACGATGGAGACCACCGTCCCGGTGCTGCGCGCCGACGGCGGCGCGTCGGCGAACAACCTGCTCATGCAGCTGCAGGCCGACCAGCTCGGGGTCCCGGTCGAGCGACCGGCGATGCCGGAGACCACCGGCCTCGGCGCGGCCTTCCTCGCCGGGCTCGGGACCGGGGTGTGGTCGTCGCTGGAGGAGCTGCGCGACACCTGGCGGCTGGACCGCCGGTTCGAGCCCGGCGAACGGGACGAGGCCGGCTACCGGCGCTGGCGGGCCGGGGTCGCCCGGTCCCACGGCTGGGCCCCACTGACCGACTGA
- a CDS encoding MOSC domain-containing protein, translating into MRITSLTRYPVKSLGGESLEAVDVVLRGLAGDRSWYVQTEDGRIGSAKSSRRFGRVGGLLDLAATTGPAGPVVTFPDGAVHPVGTPDADAALAAHTGQPVRFAAEDDTSTFDAGPVHLLTASALRRLADAVGEEVDGRRFRANVLLDDLLPGREDLPPEEAWRTLRLGPEVVLRVEGLMPRCVMVTMATRDLPADRRVLRAVHATAGGSLGVWATVVQPGRVAAGDEVRVGT; encoded by the coding sequence ATGAGGATCACGTCCCTGACTCGGTACCCGGTCAAGTCCCTCGGCGGCGAGAGCCTCGAAGCGGTGGACGTGGTGCTCCGCGGCCTGGCCGGCGACCGGTCCTGGTACGTGCAAACCGAGGACGGCCGGATCGGCAGTGCCAAGTCGTCCCGCCGGTTCGGTCGGGTCGGGGGCCTGCTCGACCTCGCTGCGACCACCGGCCCGGCCGGTCCCGTGGTCACCTTCCCGGACGGGGCCGTCCACCCCGTGGGCACACCGGACGCCGACGCCGCCCTGGCGGCGCACACCGGCCAGCCGGTGCGGTTCGCCGCCGAGGACGACACCAGCACGTTCGACGCGGGCCCGGTGCACCTGCTGACCGCCTCCGCCCTGCGCCGGCTCGCCGACGCCGTCGGCGAGGAGGTGGACGGCCGGCGGTTCCGCGCCAACGTGCTCCTCGACGACCTGCTCCCCGGCCGGGAGGACCTCCCCCCGGAGGAGGCGTGGCGCACCCTTCGCCTCGGGCCTGAGGTGGTGCTGAGGGTCGAGGGCCTGATGCCCCGCTGCGTCATGGTGACGATGGCGACCCGGGACCTGCCCGCCGACCGTCGCGTCCTGCGTGCCGTGCACGCGACGGCCGGCGGCAGCCTCGGGGTGTGGGCCACCGTCGTCCAGCCCGGACGGGTGGCGGCCGGCGACGAGGTGCGGGTCGGGACCTGA
- the pknB gene encoding Stk1 family PASTA domain-containing Ser/Thr kinase yields MDTAVSDPLVGRSVDGRYVVRSRVARGGMATVYLATDTRLERDVALKVMHPHLADDEQFVARFHREARSAARLSHPNVVAVYDQGADGDCVYLAMEYVPGQTLRDLLATSAPLSPREALGVLEPVLDALGAAHRAGIVHRDVKPENVLLADDGRVKVADFGLARAASSAASGTTQGMLIGTVAYLSPELVLRGVADARSDVYAAGVVLFEMLTGSQPFTGEVPIQVAYQHVNTDVPAPSEHAPGLPAEIDELVQWATSRDPDRRPADARVLLAEVRDVRAALSEEDLDRTAAGAAAGAGEPGDGRTLALPRTGAALALPLDDTAEHARLAPSGTDQEDGTSRPAGDGGPDVPPARRDRRRGLLLTLAVLLVGALATGVGLWWTSAGPGAWTTTPAVVGQPVADARSVLTEAGLQPEVTERYDDEVPEGQVAATEPGPGEQVRRGGAVTLVVSAGPEFVAVPPLAGLPLEEARTTLEDARLALGDVTEEYSEDVAKGLVVSQSVAEGERLRRGEPVAVVVSLGRQPIEVPTVVGSSREQAEQTLTGAELAVGEVTTQPSEEVAEGDVIAQDPADGTLFRGDPVALVVSSGPPLVTVPQVQGSQLREARAVLEEAGLEVEVERLLGGIFGTVHSTDPPAGSEVRKGSTVVVRVV; encoded by the coding sequence GTGGACACAGCGGTGAGCGACCCGCTCGTCGGCCGGTCGGTCGACGGCCGCTACGTCGTCCGCTCCCGGGTCGCCCGCGGCGGGATGGCCACCGTCTACCTGGCCACCGACACCCGCCTGGAGCGGGACGTCGCGCTCAAGGTCATGCACCCGCACCTCGCCGACGACGAGCAGTTCGTCGCCCGGTTCCACCGGGAGGCCCGCTCCGCGGCCCGGCTGTCCCACCCCAACGTCGTCGCGGTGTACGACCAGGGCGCGGACGGCGACTGCGTCTACCTGGCGATGGAGTACGTGCCGGGGCAGACCCTGCGGGACCTGCTGGCCACCTCGGCGCCGCTGTCCCCGCGGGAGGCGCTCGGCGTGCTCGAGCCCGTCCTCGACGCCCTCGGCGCGGCCCACCGCGCGGGCATCGTGCACCGTGACGTCAAGCCCGAGAACGTGCTGCTCGCCGACGACGGCCGGGTCAAGGTGGCCGACTTCGGCCTCGCCCGGGCCGCCAGCAGCGCCGCCAGCGGGACGACCCAGGGCATGCTCATCGGCACCGTCGCGTACCTGTCCCCCGAGCTCGTGCTGCGGGGGGTCGCCGACGCGCGCAGCGACGTCTACGCCGCCGGCGTCGTGCTGTTCGAGATGCTCACCGGCAGCCAGCCGTTCACCGGCGAGGTCCCGATCCAGGTGGCCTACCAGCACGTCAACACCGACGTCCCGGCCCCGTCCGAGCACGCCCCGGGGCTGCCGGCGGAGATCGACGAGCTCGTCCAGTGGGCCACCTCGCGCGACCCCGACCGCCGTCCCGCCGACGCCCGGGTGCTGCTCGCCGAGGTCCGCGACGTCCGGGCCGCCCTCAGCGAGGAGGACCTCGACCGGACCGCGGCCGGCGCAGCCGCCGGCGCGGGCGAGCCCGGGGACGGCCGGACCCTCGCCCTGCCCCGCACCGGGGCCGCGCTCGCCCTGCCCCTCGACGACACCGCCGAGCACGCCCGGCTCGCGCCGTCCGGGACCGACCAGGAGGACGGCACGTCGCGGCCGGCCGGTGACGGCGGACCCGACGTCCCGCCTGCCCGCCGCGACCGGCGACGCGGGCTGCTGCTCACGCTGGCGGTGCTGCTCGTCGGGGCGCTGGCGACCGGCGTCGGCCTGTGGTGGACCAGCGCCGGTCCCGGCGCCTGGACGACGACGCCCGCCGTCGTCGGGCAGCCGGTCGCCGACGCGCGCAGCGTGCTGACCGAGGCCGGCCTGCAGCCAGAGGTCACCGAGCGGTACGACGACGAGGTGCCCGAAGGGCAGGTCGCGGCCACCGAGCCGGGACCGGGCGAGCAGGTGCGCCGCGGAGGTGCCGTCACGCTGGTCGTGTCCGCCGGGCCGGAGTTCGTCGCCGTCCCGCCGCTGGCCGGTCTCCCCCTGGAGGAGGCACGCACCACGCTCGAGGACGCCCGGCTCGCGCTCGGCGACGTGACCGAGGAGTACAGCGAGGACGTCGCGAAGGGTCTGGTCGTGTCGCAGTCCGTCGCCGAGGGCGAGCGGTTGCGCCGAGGGGAACCGGTCGCCGTCGTGGTGTCCCTGGGACGGCAGCCGATCGAGGTGCCCACGGTCGTGGGGTCCTCTCGCGAGCAGGCGGAGCAGACCCTGACCGGCGCCGAGCTCGCCGTCGGCGAGGTCACCACCCAGCCGAGCGAGGAGGTCGCCGAGGGCGACGTCATCGCCCAGGACCCCGCCGACGGCACCCTGTTCCGGGGGGACCCCGTCGCGCTGGTCGTGTCGAGCGGGCCGCCGCTGGTCACCGTCCCGCAGGTGCAGGGCAGCCAGCTCAGAGAGGCCCGAGCGGTGCTCGAGGAGGCCGGTCTCGAGGTCGAGGTGGAGCGGCTGCTCGGCGGCATCTTCGGCACCGTCCACTCCACGGACCCTCCCGCCGGCAGCGAGGTCCGCAAGGGCAGCACCGTCGTGGTCCGGGTCGTCTGA
- a CDS encoding 3-deoxy-7-phosphoheptulonate synthase class II — protein MGRVTSTEELDAWRDLPAAQQPSWPDPAAVRDVAEELAALPPLVFAGEADVLRSRLAEVAEGRAFLLQGGDCAETFAGATADKIRDRVKTVLQMAVVLTYGASVPVVKMGRMAGQFAKPRSSDTETRDGLTLPAYRGDAVNDFEFSPEGRTPDPRRMVRAYHTAAATLNLIRAFTQGGFADLRRVHEWNRGFLGSAANARYDELAREIDRAMAFMAACGVDFDALRSVDFYSSHEALLLEYERALTRIDSRTGLPYDVSAHFLWIGERTRDLDGAHVELLSRVRNPIGVKLGPSATPDDALALIDRLDPDREPGRLTFITRMGAERVREALPPLVEKVTASGARVVWVSDPMHGNTITSGSGYKTRRFDDVIDEVRGFFEVHRALGTVPGGLHIELTGDDVTEVLGGYEQIDEEALGRCYETLCDPRLNHQQSLELAFLAADMLRGSR, from the coding sequence CTGGGTCGGGTGACCAGCACCGAGGAGCTCGACGCCTGGCGCGACCTGCCGGCCGCGCAGCAGCCGTCGTGGCCGGACCCGGCCGCCGTCCGTGACGTCGCCGAGGAGCTGGCGGCCCTGCCGCCGCTCGTGTTCGCCGGTGAGGCGGACGTGCTGCGCAGCCGCTTGGCGGAGGTGGCCGAGGGGCGGGCCTTCCTGCTCCAGGGCGGGGACTGCGCCGAGACGTTCGCCGGAGCCACCGCCGACAAGATCCGGGACCGGGTCAAGACCGTCCTGCAGATGGCCGTGGTGCTCACCTACGGGGCCAGCGTGCCGGTGGTGAAGATGGGCCGGATGGCCGGCCAGTTCGCCAAGCCGCGCAGCAGCGACACCGAGACCCGGGACGGGCTGACGCTGCCGGCCTACCGCGGCGACGCCGTCAACGACTTCGAGTTCTCCCCGGAGGGCCGCACCCCGGACCCGCGGCGGATGGTCCGCGCGTACCACACCGCCGCGGCGACGTTGAACCTCATCCGCGCGTTCACCCAGGGCGGGTTCGCCGACCTGCGCCGCGTGCACGAGTGGAACCGCGGCTTCCTCGGCAGCGCCGCCAACGCCCGCTACGACGAGCTCGCCCGCGAGATCGACCGGGCGATGGCCTTCATGGCGGCCTGCGGCGTCGACTTCGACGCGCTGCGCAGCGTGGACTTCTACTCCAGCCACGAGGCCCTGCTGCTGGAGTACGAGCGGGCGCTGACCCGGATCGACTCGCGGACGGGGCTGCCCTACGACGTCTCGGCGCACTTCCTGTGGATCGGTGAGCGCACCCGCGACCTCGACGGCGCCCACGTCGAGCTGCTCTCCCGGGTGCGCAACCCGATCGGGGTCAAGCTCGGGCCGAGCGCGACACCGGACGACGCGCTGGCCCTGATCGACCGGCTCGACCCGGACCGGGAGCCCGGACGGCTCACCTTCATCACCCGGATGGGGGCCGAGCGGGTCCGCGAGGCGCTGCCGCCGCTGGTGGAGAAGGTCACCGCCTCCGGTGCCCGGGTGGTCTGGGTGAGCGACCCCATGCACGGGAACACCATCACCTCCGGCAGCGGCTACAAGACCCGGCGTTTCGACGACGTCATCGACGAGGTGCGAGGCTTCTTCGAGGTGCACCGGGCCCTCGGCACCGTCCCCGGCGGCCTGCACATCGAGCTCACCGGCGACGACGTCACCGAGGTCCTCGGCGGGTACGAGCAGATCGACGAGGAGGCTCTCGGCCGCTGCTACGAGACGCTGTGCGACCCCCGGCTCAACCACCAGCAGTCCCTCGAGCTCGCCTTCCTCGCCGCCGACATGCTCCGCGGGTCCCGGTGA
- a CDS encoding DMT family transporter, with the protein MGRPRTEVAATLGLTAVTAVWGSTFFLIKDVVTVLPVADFLAVRFWVAAVVMVAASWPQLRRLDAAAWRHGLLLGAVYGVAQLLQTWGLEHTSASVSGFVTGMYVVLTPVLAGVLLRTRTPGTTWLAVLLATAGLAVLSLRGLAVGFGEAVTFASAAVYALHIVGLGAWSDRRQAVGLSTVQMLAIATTCTVAAVPDGITVPPDGGVWAAVLYMALVAGAGALVVQTWAQAHLPATRAAIVMTTEPVFAAVFAVLLGGESLGPRVLAGGALVLAAMYLAELGPRRSRRELPAALDPPAEALHHEP; encoded by the coding sequence ATGGGCAGGCCTCGGACCGAGGTCGCAGCCACCCTCGGCCTCACCGCGGTGACCGCCGTCTGGGGCTCGACCTTCTTCCTGATCAAGGACGTCGTGACCGTCCTGCCGGTGGCGGACTTCCTCGCCGTCCGGTTCTGGGTGGCGGCCGTGGTGATGGTGGCGGCGTCCTGGCCGCAGCTGCGCCGCCTCGACGCGGCGGCCTGGCGGCACGGCCTCCTGCTCGGCGCCGTCTACGGCGTCGCGCAGCTGCTGCAGACCTGGGGGCTGGAGCACACCTCCGCGTCGGTGTCCGGCTTCGTCACCGGCATGTACGTCGTGCTCACCCCTGTCCTGGCCGGGGTGCTGCTGCGCACCCGGACACCGGGCACGACCTGGCTGGCCGTGCTGCTGGCCACCGCCGGGCTCGCCGTGCTGTCGCTGCGTGGCCTGGCCGTCGGGTTCGGCGAGGCGGTCACGTTCGCGAGCGCAGCGGTCTACGCGCTGCACATCGTGGGTCTGGGCGCCTGGTCCGACCGCCGGCAGGCCGTCGGCCTGTCCACGGTGCAGATGCTGGCCATCGCGACGACGTGCACGGTCGCCGCCGTCCCGGACGGGATCACCGTCCCACCGGACGGCGGGGTGTGGGCCGCGGTGCTGTACATGGCGCTGGTCGCCGGGGCCGGTGCGCTCGTCGTCCAGACGTGGGCGCAGGCGCACCTGCCGGCCACCCGGGCGGCGATCGTCATGACCACCGAGCCGGTCTTCGCCGCCGTGTTCGCGGTCCTGCTCGGCGGGGAGTCGCTGGGCCCGCGGGTGCTGGCCGGCGGCGCGCTCGTGCTGGCGGCGATGTACCTCGCCGAGCTCGGTCCGCGGCGCTCCCGGCGGGAGCTGCCCGCCGCGCTCGACCCGCCGGCCGAGGCGCTGCACCACGAGCCCTGA